A genomic region of Parambassis ranga chromosome 7, fParRan2.1, whole genome shotgun sequence contains the following coding sequences:
- the clstn1 gene encoding calsyntenin-1 isoform X1, whose translation MRFRGKYQFASAVGLVLGLLCAVEAAKVNKHKPWIETTYHGIVTENDDKVLLDPPLIALDKDAPLRYAESFEVTLTEEGEICGFRIHGQNVPFEAVVLDKSTGEGVIRAKDKLDCELQKEHTFTIQAYDCGEGPDGVNMKKSHKATVHIQVNDINEYSPVFKEKSYKATVIEGKKYDSILKVEAVDADCSFQFSQICNYEIVTPDVPFTVDKDGFIKNTEKLSYGKERMYKLTVTAYDCGKNRASEDVLVKISVKPTCKPSWQGFNKRIEYEPGTGSLALFPSMHLETCDEPITSIRASIELETNHIGKGCDRDTYSEKSLHKLCGASSGTVELLPAPSSSANWTVGLPTDNGHDSDQVFEFNGTQAIKVPDGMVSTSLKDPFTISVWMRHGPGVHEKETILCNSDKTEMNRHHYSLYIHNCRLIFLLRQDPSEAENYKPAEFHWKLDQVCDKEWHHYVLNVEFPTVSLFVDGTTFEPFLVTEDYPLHASKIETQLTIGACWQENSGHDNDTETVSETTSGANARMAQFFRGNLAGLIIRSGKLENKKVIDCLYTCKEGLDVQLPEEVASAVKVEFNPNQSSLTVEGDDIDAFDKVMQHISYLNSRQFPTPGIRHLRISTTVKCFNEEACVTVPDAEGYVMVLQPEEPKISLSGIDHFARSAAEFESQEGVTLFPELRIVSTITREVEPDTESDAGEKADDDPTVQETVVSEEIMHNLDTCEVTVVGDELDGEHESLEVDMSQLQQRALEMSSSNLGLVITGVNTMANYEQVLHLIRYKNWHTETLFDRKFKLVCSELNGRYISNDFKVEVNVIHTANPVEHANNAMLQPNFINPVHHASVDLSGHNLVNAHQASVVPSAATIVIVVCVSFLVFMIILGVFRIRAAHQRTMRDQESGKENEMDWDDSALTITVNPMETYEDQHSSEEEEEEEEESEDGEEEDDITSAESESSEDEEGGEPEDQQGASRQQQLEWDDSTLTY comes from the exons ATGCGGTTCCGAGGAAAATATCAATTTGCATCCGCTGTCGGACTGGTCCTCGGACTATTATGTGCGGTGGAGGCAGCTAAAG TCAATAAGCACAAACCATGGATTGAGACGACGTACCACGGCATCGTAACGGAAAATGATGACAAAGTTCTTCTTGACCCTCCTCTAATTGCACTGGACAAGGATGCTCCTCTACGCTATGCAG AGAGTTTTGAGGTGACCCTCACTGAAGAAG GTGAGATTTGCGGCTTCAGGATCCATGGACAGAATGTCCCCTTTGAGGCAGTGGTCCTGGACAAGTCAACTGGTGAGGGGGTCATCAGGGCCAAGGACAAGCTGGACTGTGAGCTGCAGAAAGAGCACACCTTCACCATTCAGGCCTATGACTGTGGAGAGGGACCTGATGGGGTCAACATGAAGAAATCCCACAA GGCCACTGTCCACATCCAAGTGAATGACATCAATGAGTATTCACCAGTGTTTAAGGAGAAGTCCTACAAAGCCACCGTTATCGAGGGAAAGAAATATGACAGCATCCTgaaggtggaggcagtggaTGCTGACTGCTCATTCCAGTTCAGCCAAATCTGCAACTATGAGATCGTCACTCCCGATGTACCCTTCACCGTCGACAAAGATG GCTTCATCAAGAACACAGAGAAACTGAGCTATGGTAAAGAGCGCATGTATAAGTTGACTGTGACCGCCTACGACTGTGGAAAGAATCGAGCCTCTGAGGACGTGCTGGTCAAGATCAGTGTCAAGCCCACCTGCAAACCCAGCTGGCAAG GCTTCAATAAAAGAATTGAATATGAGCCTGGTACAGGTAGCCTGGCTCTTTTCCCCAGCATGCACTTGGAGACCTGTGATGAGCCAATCACCTCCATTCGAGCCAGTATTGAACTGGAAACCAACCATATTGGGAAGGGTTGTGACCGTGATACCTACTCTGAGAAGTCACTGCACAAGTTGTGCG gAGCAAGCTCTGGTACTGTGGAGCTGCTTCCTGCCCCCAGCAGCTCTGCCAACTGGACGGTTGGCCTGCCCACTGATAATGGGCATGACAGTGATCAGGTGTTTGAGTTCAATGGCACCCAGGCCATCAAGGTACCTGATGGTATGGTGAGCACCAGCCTGAAGGATCCATTCACCATTTCTGTGTGGATGAGGCATGGCCCTGGGGTCCATGAGAAGGAGACCATCCTCTGCAACTCTGACAAGACAG AGATGAACCGACACCACTACTCCCTTTACATCCACAACTGCAGGCTGATCTTCCTCCTGCGCCAGGATCCATCTGAGGCAGAAAACTACAAACCTGCAGAGTTCCACTGGAAACTCGACCAG GTGTGTGACAAAGAGTGGCATCACTATGTGTTAAATGTGGAGTTCCCCACTGTATCTCTGTTTGTGGATGGGACTACATTTGAGCCCTTCCTGGTTACGGAGGACTACCCACTACACGCCTCCAAGATTGAAACTCAGCTCACCATTGGAGCCTGCTGGCAAG AAAACTCAGGACATGACAATGACACTGAGACAGTCTCTGAGACCACCTCAG GTGCTAATGCTCGTATGGCTCAGTTTTTCCGGGGGAACCTGGCAGGGCTGATCATCCGTTCTGGCAAGCTTGAGAACAAGAAGGTGATTGACTGTTTGTACACCTGCAAGGAGGGCCTGGATGTGCAGCTGCCTGAAGAGGTAGCTTCAGCTGTCAAG GTTGAGTTCAACCCCAACCAGTCCTCGCTGACTGTGGAAGGCGATGACATTGATGCCTTTGACAAGGTCATGCAGCACATCTCCTACTTGAACTCCCGCCAGTTCCCAACTCCTGGCATCAGGCACCTTCGTATCTCTACCACTGTCAA GTGTTTCAATGAAGAGGCCTGTGTGACGGTGCCAGATGCTGAAGGTTATGTGATGGTGCTGCAGCCTGAAGAACCGAAGATTAGCCTGAGCGGCATTGACCACTTTGCCCGCAGTGCAGCTGAATTTGAGAGCCAGGAAGGAGTGACACTGTTTCCTGAGCTACGCATTGTGAGCACCATCACCCGTGAAGTGGAGCCTGATACAGAATCTGATGCTGGGGAGAAGGCTGATGATGACCCCACAG TCCAAGAGACAGTGGTGTCAGAGGAGATCATGCACAACCTAGACACATGTGAGGTGACCGTGGTGGGAGATGAGCTGGACGGGGAGCATGAGAGCCTGGAGGTGGACATGTCCCAGCTGCAGCAGCGCGCCTTAGAGATGAGCTCGTCTAACCTGGGGCTCGTCATCACAG GTGTGAACACCATGGCCAACTATGAGCAGGTCCTGCACCTCATCCGTTACAAGAACTGGCACACTGAGACTCTGTTTGACAGGAAGTTCAAACTGGTCTGCTCTGAACTCAACGGCCGTTACATCAGCAATGACTTCAAAGTTGAG GTAAATGTAATCCATACAGCCAACCCTGTAGAGCATGCCAACAATGCCATGCTTCAGCCCAACTTCATCAACCCAGTCCATCACGCCTCAGTGGATCTTTCTGGACACAACCTGGTCAACGCTCACCAGGCCTCAG TTGTCCCCAGTGCTGCAACCATTGTCATTGTGGTGTGCGTCAGCTTCTTGGTGTTTATGATCATCCTTGGTGTGTTCCGCATCCGGGCCGCACACCAGCGCACCATGAGAGACCAAGAAAGTGGCAAGGAGAATGAGATGGACTGGGATGACTCAGCCCTCACCATCACTGTAAACCCCATGGAG ACGTATGAGGACCAGcacagcagtgaggaggaggaagaagaggaggaggagagtgaggatggagaggaggaagatgacaTCACGAGCGCTGAGTCAGAGAGCAGCGAAGATGAAGAAGGCGGGGAGCCagaagaccagcagggggccagcagacagcagcaactGGAGTGGGATGACTCCACCCTCACTTACTAA
- the clstn1 gene encoding calsyntenin-1 isoform X3, whose protein sequence is MRFRGKYQFASAVGLVLGLLCAVEAAKVNKHKPWIETTYHGIVTENDDKVLLDPPLIALDKDAPLRYAESFEVTLTEEGEICGFRIHGQNVPFEAVVLDKSTGEGVIRAKDKLDCELQKEHTFTIQAYDCGEGPDGVNMKKSHKATVHIQVNDINEYSPVFKEKSYKATVIEGKKYDSILKVEAVDADCSFQFSQICNYEIVTPDVPFTVDKDGFIKNTEKLSYGKERMYKLTVTAYDCGKNRASEDVLVKISVKPTCKPSWQGFNKRIEYEPGTGSLALFPSMHLETCDEPITSIRASIELETNHIGKGCDRDTYSEKSLHKLCGASSGTVELLPAPSSSANWTVGLPTDNGHDSDQVFEFNGTQAIKVPDGMVSTSLKDPFTISVWMRHGPGVHEKETILCNSDKTEMNRHHYSLYIHNCRLIFLLRQDPSEAENYKPAEFHWKLDQVCDKEWHHYVLNVEFPTVSLFVDGTTFEPFLVTEDYPLHASKIETQLTIGACWQGANARMAQFFRGNLAGLIIRSGKLENKKVIDCLYTCKEGLDVQLPEEVASAVKVEFNPNQSSLTVEGDDIDAFDKVMQHISYLNSRQFPTPGIRHLRISTTVKCFNEEACVTVPDAEGYVMVLQPEEPKISLSGIDHFARSAAEFESQEGVTLFPELRIVSTITREVEPDTESDAGEKADDDPTVQETVVSEEIMHNLDTCEVTVVGDELDGEHESLEVDMSQLQQRALEMSSSNLGLVITGVNTMANYEQVLHLIRYKNWHTETLFDRKFKLVCSELNGRYISNDFKVEVNVIHTANPVEHANNAMLQPNFINPVHHASVDLSGHNLVNAHQASVVPSAATIVIVVCVSFLVFMIILGVFRIRAAHQRTMRDQESGKENEMDWDDSALTITVNPMETYEDQHSSEEEEEEEEESEDGEEEDDITSAESESSEDEEGGEPEDQQGASRQQQLEWDDSTLTY, encoded by the exons ATGCGGTTCCGAGGAAAATATCAATTTGCATCCGCTGTCGGACTGGTCCTCGGACTATTATGTGCGGTGGAGGCAGCTAAAG TCAATAAGCACAAACCATGGATTGAGACGACGTACCACGGCATCGTAACGGAAAATGATGACAAAGTTCTTCTTGACCCTCCTCTAATTGCACTGGACAAGGATGCTCCTCTACGCTATGCAG AGAGTTTTGAGGTGACCCTCACTGAAGAAG GTGAGATTTGCGGCTTCAGGATCCATGGACAGAATGTCCCCTTTGAGGCAGTGGTCCTGGACAAGTCAACTGGTGAGGGGGTCATCAGGGCCAAGGACAAGCTGGACTGTGAGCTGCAGAAAGAGCACACCTTCACCATTCAGGCCTATGACTGTGGAGAGGGACCTGATGGGGTCAACATGAAGAAATCCCACAA GGCCACTGTCCACATCCAAGTGAATGACATCAATGAGTATTCACCAGTGTTTAAGGAGAAGTCCTACAAAGCCACCGTTATCGAGGGAAAGAAATATGACAGCATCCTgaaggtggaggcagtggaTGCTGACTGCTCATTCCAGTTCAGCCAAATCTGCAACTATGAGATCGTCACTCCCGATGTACCCTTCACCGTCGACAAAGATG GCTTCATCAAGAACACAGAGAAACTGAGCTATGGTAAAGAGCGCATGTATAAGTTGACTGTGACCGCCTACGACTGTGGAAAGAATCGAGCCTCTGAGGACGTGCTGGTCAAGATCAGTGTCAAGCCCACCTGCAAACCCAGCTGGCAAG GCTTCAATAAAAGAATTGAATATGAGCCTGGTACAGGTAGCCTGGCTCTTTTCCCCAGCATGCACTTGGAGACCTGTGATGAGCCAATCACCTCCATTCGAGCCAGTATTGAACTGGAAACCAACCATATTGGGAAGGGTTGTGACCGTGATACCTACTCTGAGAAGTCACTGCACAAGTTGTGCG gAGCAAGCTCTGGTACTGTGGAGCTGCTTCCTGCCCCCAGCAGCTCTGCCAACTGGACGGTTGGCCTGCCCACTGATAATGGGCATGACAGTGATCAGGTGTTTGAGTTCAATGGCACCCAGGCCATCAAGGTACCTGATGGTATGGTGAGCACCAGCCTGAAGGATCCATTCACCATTTCTGTGTGGATGAGGCATGGCCCTGGGGTCCATGAGAAGGAGACCATCCTCTGCAACTCTGACAAGACAG AGATGAACCGACACCACTACTCCCTTTACATCCACAACTGCAGGCTGATCTTCCTCCTGCGCCAGGATCCATCTGAGGCAGAAAACTACAAACCTGCAGAGTTCCACTGGAAACTCGACCAG GTGTGTGACAAAGAGTGGCATCACTATGTGTTAAATGTGGAGTTCCCCACTGTATCTCTGTTTGTGGATGGGACTACATTTGAGCCCTTCCTGGTTACGGAGGACTACCCACTACACGCCTCCAAGATTGAAACTCAGCTCACCATTGGAGCCTGCTGGCAAG GTGCTAATGCTCGTATGGCTCAGTTTTTCCGGGGGAACCTGGCAGGGCTGATCATCCGTTCTGGCAAGCTTGAGAACAAGAAGGTGATTGACTGTTTGTACACCTGCAAGGAGGGCCTGGATGTGCAGCTGCCTGAAGAGGTAGCTTCAGCTGTCAAG GTTGAGTTCAACCCCAACCAGTCCTCGCTGACTGTGGAAGGCGATGACATTGATGCCTTTGACAAGGTCATGCAGCACATCTCCTACTTGAACTCCCGCCAGTTCCCAACTCCTGGCATCAGGCACCTTCGTATCTCTACCACTGTCAA GTGTTTCAATGAAGAGGCCTGTGTGACGGTGCCAGATGCTGAAGGTTATGTGATGGTGCTGCAGCCTGAAGAACCGAAGATTAGCCTGAGCGGCATTGACCACTTTGCCCGCAGTGCAGCTGAATTTGAGAGCCAGGAAGGAGTGACACTGTTTCCTGAGCTACGCATTGTGAGCACCATCACCCGTGAAGTGGAGCCTGATACAGAATCTGATGCTGGGGAGAAGGCTGATGATGACCCCACAG TCCAAGAGACAGTGGTGTCAGAGGAGATCATGCACAACCTAGACACATGTGAGGTGACCGTGGTGGGAGATGAGCTGGACGGGGAGCATGAGAGCCTGGAGGTGGACATGTCCCAGCTGCAGCAGCGCGCCTTAGAGATGAGCTCGTCTAACCTGGGGCTCGTCATCACAG GTGTGAACACCATGGCCAACTATGAGCAGGTCCTGCACCTCATCCGTTACAAGAACTGGCACACTGAGACTCTGTTTGACAGGAAGTTCAAACTGGTCTGCTCTGAACTCAACGGCCGTTACATCAGCAATGACTTCAAAGTTGAG GTAAATGTAATCCATACAGCCAACCCTGTAGAGCATGCCAACAATGCCATGCTTCAGCCCAACTTCATCAACCCAGTCCATCACGCCTCAGTGGATCTTTCTGGACACAACCTGGTCAACGCTCACCAGGCCTCAG TTGTCCCCAGTGCTGCAACCATTGTCATTGTGGTGTGCGTCAGCTTCTTGGTGTTTATGATCATCCTTGGTGTGTTCCGCATCCGGGCCGCACACCAGCGCACCATGAGAGACCAAGAAAGTGGCAAGGAGAATGAGATGGACTGGGATGACTCAGCCCTCACCATCACTGTAAACCCCATGGAG ACGTATGAGGACCAGcacagcagtgaggaggaggaagaagaggaggaggagagtgaggatggagaggaggaagatgacaTCACGAGCGCTGAGTCAGAGAGCAGCGAAGATGAAGAAGGCGGGGAGCCagaagaccagcagggggccagcagacagcagcaactGGAGTGGGATGACTCCACCCTCACTTACTAA
- the clstn1 gene encoding calsyntenin-1 isoform X2, with protein MRFRGKYQFASAVGLVLGLLCAVEAAKVNKHKPWIETTYHGIVTENDDKVLLDPPLIALDKDAPLRYAGEICGFRIHGQNVPFEAVVLDKSTGEGVIRAKDKLDCELQKEHTFTIQAYDCGEGPDGVNMKKSHKATVHIQVNDINEYSPVFKEKSYKATVIEGKKYDSILKVEAVDADCSFQFSQICNYEIVTPDVPFTVDKDGFIKNTEKLSYGKERMYKLTVTAYDCGKNRASEDVLVKISVKPTCKPSWQGFNKRIEYEPGTGSLALFPSMHLETCDEPITSIRASIELETNHIGKGCDRDTYSEKSLHKLCGASSGTVELLPAPSSSANWTVGLPTDNGHDSDQVFEFNGTQAIKVPDGMVSTSLKDPFTISVWMRHGPGVHEKETILCNSDKTEMNRHHYSLYIHNCRLIFLLRQDPSEAENYKPAEFHWKLDQVCDKEWHHYVLNVEFPTVSLFVDGTTFEPFLVTEDYPLHASKIETQLTIGACWQENSGHDNDTETVSETTSGANARMAQFFRGNLAGLIIRSGKLENKKVIDCLYTCKEGLDVQLPEEVASAVKVEFNPNQSSLTVEGDDIDAFDKVMQHISYLNSRQFPTPGIRHLRISTTVKCFNEEACVTVPDAEGYVMVLQPEEPKISLSGIDHFARSAAEFESQEGVTLFPELRIVSTITREVEPDTESDAGEKADDDPTVQETVVSEEIMHNLDTCEVTVVGDELDGEHESLEVDMSQLQQRALEMSSSNLGLVITGVNTMANYEQVLHLIRYKNWHTETLFDRKFKLVCSELNGRYISNDFKVEVNVIHTANPVEHANNAMLQPNFINPVHHASVDLSGHNLVNAHQASVVPSAATIVIVVCVSFLVFMIILGVFRIRAAHQRTMRDQESGKENEMDWDDSALTITVNPMETYEDQHSSEEEEEEEEESEDGEEEDDITSAESESSEDEEGGEPEDQQGASRQQQLEWDDSTLTY; from the exons ATGCGGTTCCGAGGAAAATATCAATTTGCATCCGCTGTCGGACTGGTCCTCGGACTATTATGTGCGGTGGAGGCAGCTAAAG TCAATAAGCACAAACCATGGATTGAGACGACGTACCACGGCATCGTAACGGAAAATGATGACAAAGTTCTTCTTGACCCTCCTCTAATTGCACTGGACAAGGATGCTCCTCTACGCTATGCAG GTGAGATTTGCGGCTTCAGGATCCATGGACAGAATGTCCCCTTTGAGGCAGTGGTCCTGGACAAGTCAACTGGTGAGGGGGTCATCAGGGCCAAGGACAAGCTGGACTGTGAGCTGCAGAAAGAGCACACCTTCACCATTCAGGCCTATGACTGTGGAGAGGGACCTGATGGGGTCAACATGAAGAAATCCCACAA GGCCACTGTCCACATCCAAGTGAATGACATCAATGAGTATTCACCAGTGTTTAAGGAGAAGTCCTACAAAGCCACCGTTATCGAGGGAAAGAAATATGACAGCATCCTgaaggtggaggcagtggaTGCTGACTGCTCATTCCAGTTCAGCCAAATCTGCAACTATGAGATCGTCACTCCCGATGTACCCTTCACCGTCGACAAAGATG GCTTCATCAAGAACACAGAGAAACTGAGCTATGGTAAAGAGCGCATGTATAAGTTGACTGTGACCGCCTACGACTGTGGAAAGAATCGAGCCTCTGAGGACGTGCTGGTCAAGATCAGTGTCAAGCCCACCTGCAAACCCAGCTGGCAAG GCTTCAATAAAAGAATTGAATATGAGCCTGGTACAGGTAGCCTGGCTCTTTTCCCCAGCATGCACTTGGAGACCTGTGATGAGCCAATCACCTCCATTCGAGCCAGTATTGAACTGGAAACCAACCATATTGGGAAGGGTTGTGACCGTGATACCTACTCTGAGAAGTCACTGCACAAGTTGTGCG gAGCAAGCTCTGGTACTGTGGAGCTGCTTCCTGCCCCCAGCAGCTCTGCCAACTGGACGGTTGGCCTGCCCACTGATAATGGGCATGACAGTGATCAGGTGTTTGAGTTCAATGGCACCCAGGCCATCAAGGTACCTGATGGTATGGTGAGCACCAGCCTGAAGGATCCATTCACCATTTCTGTGTGGATGAGGCATGGCCCTGGGGTCCATGAGAAGGAGACCATCCTCTGCAACTCTGACAAGACAG AGATGAACCGACACCACTACTCCCTTTACATCCACAACTGCAGGCTGATCTTCCTCCTGCGCCAGGATCCATCTGAGGCAGAAAACTACAAACCTGCAGAGTTCCACTGGAAACTCGACCAG GTGTGTGACAAAGAGTGGCATCACTATGTGTTAAATGTGGAGTTCCCCACTGTATCTCTGTTTGTGGATGGGACTACATTTGAGCCCTTCCTGGTTACGGAGGACTACCCACTACACGCCTCCAAGATTGAAACTCAGCTCACCATTGGAGCCTGCTGGCAAG AAAACTCAGGACATGACAATGACACTGAGACAGTCTCTGAGACCACCTCAG GTGCTAATGCTCGTATGGCTCAGTTTTTCCGGGGGAACCTGGCAGGGCTGATCATCCGTTCTGGCAAGCTTGAGAACAAGAAGGTGATTGACTGTTTGTACACCTGCAAGGAGGGCCTGGATGTGCAGCTGCCTGAAGAGGTAGCTTCAGCTGTCAAG GTTGAGTTCAACCCCAACCAGTCCTCGCTGACTGTGGAAGGCGATGACATTGATGCCTTTGACAAGGTCATGCAGCACATCTCCTACTTGAACTCCCGCCAGTTCCCAACTCCTGGCATCAGGCACCTTCGTATCTCTACCACTGTCAA GTGTTTCAATGAAGAGGCCTGTGTGACGGTGCCAGATGCTGAAGGTTATGTGATGGTGCTGCAGCCTGAAGAACCGAAGATTAGCCTGAGCGGCATTGACCACTTTGCCCGCAGTGCAGCTGAATTTGAGAGCCAGGAAGGAGTGACACTGTTTCCTGAGCTACGCATTGTGAGCACCATCACCCGTGAAGTGGAGCCTGATACAGAATCTGATGCTGGGGAGAAGGCTGATGATGACCCCACAG TCCAAGAGACAGTGGTGTCAGAGGAGATCATGCACAACCTAGACACATGTGAGGTGACCGTGGTGGGAGATGAGCTGGACGGGGAGCATGAGAGCCTGGAGGTGGACATGTCCCAGCTGCAGCAGCGCGCCTTAGAGATGAGCTCGTCTAACCTGGGGCTCGTCATCACAG GTGTGAACACCATGGCCAACTATGAGCAGGTCCTGCACCTCATCCGTTACAAGAACTGGCACACTGAGACTCTGTTTGACAGGAAGTTCAAACTGGTCTGCTCTGAACTCAACGGCCGTTACATCAGCAATGACTTCAAAGTTGAG GTAAATGTAATCCATACAGCCAACCCTGTAGAGCATGCCAACAATGCCATGCTTCAGCCCAACTTCATCAACCCAGTCCATCACGCCTCAGTGGATCTTTCTGGACACAACCTGGTCAACGCTCACCAGGCCTCAG TTGTCCCCAGTGCTGCAACCATTGTCATTGTGGTGTGCGTCAGCTTCTTGGTGTTTATGATCATCCTTGGTGTGTTCCGCATCCGGGCCGCACACCAGCGCACCATGAGAGACCAAGAAAGTGGCAAGGAGAATGAGATGGACTGGGATGACTCAGCCCTCACCATCACTGTAAACCCCATGGAG ACGTATGAGGACCAGcacagcagtgaggaggaggaagaagaggaggaggagagtgaggatggagaggaggaagatgacaTCACGAGCGCTGAGTCAGAGAGCAGCGAAGATGAAGAAGGCGGGGAGCCagaagaccagcagggggccagcagacagcagcaactGGAGTGGGATGACTCCACCCTCACTTACTAA